In the Lascolabacillus massiliensis genome, one interval contains:
- a CDS encoding ABC transporter ATP-binding protein, with product MKGIILILKRFLPPYKKHLFLAFFFNILTAILNVFSLATIIPILQVLFKVNKQTFEFIPWKGTEYSIIDITLNNVNWYITQLIETNGSSYTLMLLAVTLIIMTLLKTASAYLGSYFIIPIRTGVVKDIRNNINDKILSLPLAFFSEERKGDILSRISGDVNEVENSVMSSLDMLFKNPILILIYLTTMTVLSWQLTLFVLLVLPIMGFIMGRVGRTLKRTSFEAQNKWGELMSQVEETLSGLRVIKAFVAENKISKRFHNGSNEFRRMSNRISRRQQLAHPMSELLGTITIAIVLWFGGSLILGNNSAIDAATFIYYLTIFYSIINPAKEFSKSAYAVQRGLASMERIDKILDAKNPITDPEKPVDINFNSKIEYKGVWFKYINDWVIKGVNLTIEKGKTIALVGQSGSGKSTLADLLPRFYDIQEGGIYIDGVDIRDVKIHELRSLMGNVNQDPILFNDTIYNNIAFGMKDVSESRVIEAAKIANAHEFIMATEDGYNTNIGDRGGKLSGGQRQRISIARAILKNPEILIFDEATSALDTDSERLVQEALDKLMKDRTTIIIAHRLSTIRNADTIYVMKDGEIVEQGKHDSLYKLGGYYTKLCDMQGEL from the coding sequence ATGAAGGGTATTATACTTATCTTAAAAAGATTTTTACCACCATATAAGAAACATCTGTTTCTTGCATTTTTCTTTAATATTCTAACCGCAATACTGAATGTATTTTCTCTTGCCACAATAATTCCTATTCTTCAGGTATTATTTAAAGTGAATAAACAAACATTTGAGTTTATACCCTGGAAAGGTACCGAATATTCAATAATCGATATTACACTTAATAATGTGAACTGGTATATAACCCAGCTGATCGAAACAAATGGTAGCAGCTATACATTAATGTTGCTTGCAGTCACATTAATAATAATGACACTCCTTAAAACAGCCTCAGCATATCTGGGATCCTATTTTATAATACCAATAAGAACAGGTGTTGTAAAAGACATCAGAAACAATATTAATGATAAGATTCTTTCGTTGCCTCTGGCTTTTTTCTCAGAAGAGAGAAAGGGTGATATTCTGTCAAGAATTTCGGGTGATGTCAATGAAGTAGAGAATTCAGTAATGAGTTCACTTGATATGTTATTCAAAAACCCAATATTAATACTAATATATCTTACCACGATGACAGTATTAAGTTGGCAGCTGACTCTTTTTGTACTTTTGGTTCTTCCGATAATGGGTTTTATAATGGGACGTGTAGGAAGAACCCTTAAAAGAACCTCTTTCGAGGCACAAAACAAATGGGGAGAACTAATGTCACAGGTAGAAGAGACTTTAAGTGGACTCAGAGTAATAAAGGCATTTGTTGCGGAAAATAAAATCTCTAAAAGATTTCACAACGGCAGTAATGAATTCAGGAGGATGTCAAACAGAATCTCACGAAGACAGCAGCTGGCACACCCAATGAGTGAGCTTTTGGGCACCATAACAATTGCAATTGTACTTTGGTTTGGAGGATCTCTGATATTAGGGAATAATAGTGCAATAGATGCAGCAACATTTATTTATTACCTCACAATATTTTATAGTATAATAAATCCAGCTAAAGAATTTTCTAAATCAGCATATGCTGTTCAGCGTGGATTAGCCTCAATGGAAAGGATTGATAAGATTTTAGATGCAAAAAATCCTATTACAGATCCTGAAAAGCCTGTAGATATAAACTTCAATTCAAAAATTGAGTATAAAGGTGTTTGGTTTAAATATATTAATGATTGGGTTATTAAAGGAGTGAACCTCACAATAGAAAAAGGTAAAACTATAGCCCTTGTTGGTCAGTCCGGATCAGGAAAATCAACATTAGCAGATCTTCTTCCCAGATTCTACGATATTCAGGAAGGTGGTATATATATTGATGGAGTAGATATAAGAGACGTGAAAATTCATGAACTAAGATCCCTAATGGGAAATGTTAATCAAGATCCTATTCTATTTAATGATACTATATATAATAATATAGCTTTTGGAATGAAAGATGTATCTGAAAGCAGAGTAATTGAAGCTGCAAAAATTGCAAATGCACATGAGTTCATAATGGCCACCGAAGATGGATACAACACAAATATTGGTGACAGGGGTGGAAAACTTTCCGGTGGTCAAAGACAAAGAATTAGTATTGCCAGAGCAATTCTGAAGAACCCTGAAATACTAATCTTTGATGAAGCTACTTCTGCATTGGATACTGACTCCGAACGTCTGGTACAGGAAGCTCTTGATAAACTTATGAAGGATCGTACTACTATTATTATTGCTCACCGTCTATCTACTATTAGAAATGCAGATACCATTTATGTGATGAAAGATGGCGAAATAGTAGAACAGGGCAAGCATGACTCCCTATACAAACTAGGTGGATACTACACTAAACTTTGTGATATGCAAGGAGAATTATAG